The Sporosarcina sp. Te-1 DNA window GTGAACAGCTAGAAATGCTGACCATTGAACAATTGGTGCCGAAAGATCATCTTGTTCGGAAGTTAGATGCGGCCATTGATTTCTCCTTCATCTATCCATTGGTAGAAGACCTATATTCGACAGTTGGGAGACCCAGTATCGACCCCGTGGTATTGATCAAAATGACCTTCATTCAATATACCTTCGGCATACGATCCATGCGACAGACGATAAAGGAGATCGAAACGAACATGGCGTACCGCTGGTTTCTCGGCTTCGGCTTTCATACAGAGGTACCGCACTTCTCGACATTCGGGAAGAACTATATCCGCCGTTTTGCCGACACGGACCTGTTTGAACAGATCTTTTATCGGGTGCTGAAGGAAGTCGCAGATCGTGGGCTTCTCAGCTCGGATCATGTCTTCATCGATTCCACCCATGTAAAAGCGAGCGCAAACAAGAGGAAGTTCCAAAAGAAAGTCGTTCGCAAAGAAACCCGTGCTTATGAGAAGAAGCTCCAGGAGGAGCTCAACATAGACCGGGAAGAAAACGGGAAGAAACCGTTCCCTCCAGATAAGTTTGAAAAGGAAGAGTACAAGGAGATCAAAGAGTCCACAACAGATCCGGAGAGCGGTTACTATGTAAAAGAAGAACGGACCAAGCAGTTCGCCTATTCCTTCCATGCAGCCACGGACGAAAAGGGATTCGTGCTTGCGAGCGTGGTGACCCCAGGTAATGTCCATGACAGCCATATACTCGAGCCATTGGTACAAAAAATCATGGACGAGGGGATGCGACCGGTAGCTGTTGCCGCCGATGCAGCCTACAAGACACCGGCGATTGCGAACTTCC harbors:
- a CDS encoding IS1182 family transposase, whose product is MMTKNQINEREQLEMLTIEQLVPKDHLVRKLDAAIDFSFIYPLVEDLYSTVGRPSIDPVVLIKMTFIQYTFGIRSMRQTIKEIETNMAYRWFLGFGFHTEVPHFSTFGKNYIRRFADTDLFEQIFYRVLKEVADRGLLSSDHVFIDSTHVKASANKRKFQKKVVRKETRAYEKKLQEELNIDREENGKKPFPPDKFEKEEYKEIKESTTDPESGYYVKEERTKQFAYSFHAATDEKGFVLASVVTPGNVHDSHILEPLVQKIMDEGMRPVAVAADAAYKTPAIANFLLENQILPALPYKQPMTKEGFFRKHEYVYDEYYDCYLCPEGQVLRYRTTTKEGYRQYASTPTICAACPVIDQCTQSKNQQKIIQRHIWQDYLDVAEDLRHHHEIKEIYRKRQETIERVFADAKEKHGMRWTTLRGLKKLSMQAMLTFAAMNLKKLASWTWKAPAMA